tcagatagaacttcctctgcttcagtttgtgcctgttgtccttTGTCCTGTCGCCGGGCACCAAACCTCTGAACTCAGCTTGGAAATCGTGGCCCCAAGGTGCCACAGGGAATGTTTGCAGAGGCACCAGCCTCCCCAGTCCAACAGGAGAAAGAACGGtacagcagcgtgggcagcaagAAGCCAGAAGCATGCTGCACATCACTTGCATGGAAGCATATCACAGCAGGGATACCTCAACCCAAAACCGGCCAGGAGATCTGCTTACCAACCACATGATGGGCATTAGCAGCTTCCACACAAAAACTGGCAAAATCCTGTAGGTCATATTAGACATAACGAGACCAGGACAAACAACACTGGAATACAGACCCTGCAGAGGATAAACAGAGTCAGTGTGCAAATACACAACAATTAGTTTAAGAATGGATCATATGATCATATTCCTTCCCTCCTAACACTTCTCAGCAGGAACATGAAGGCGAGCATAGGGACCACTTAATAGCAGATGCTCTTCTCTCTGAAGTTACCAGGAGCCAGAGAGAGTAAGTGTAGTGATTTCCAAGAGGTCCAAATCAGAGCCGCTCATGTTGAATCTCATGCAAGCCCGAGGCAGCAGGCACAGCATCCCAACACATCACAGCCTCATGTTGCAGTCTACATGCagctcagcagcaacagcaatcATCCCACAAATCACAGCCTGCTCACCTCGCCTTTAAGAGAGACGAGTTCAGCCTTCTAGGATGAAACTGTTTTCTCCTGAAGCATTTCAAAAGAGCTGACTAGGGCTGCAGCTCGCCAACAAAATCCGGCAGTCCCCCATAACAGGGAAGACAGGTTGCTCATACATCTCGGCACGACGAACCCGAGCAGCAGCATGGAGCCATCAGGACAGACAGAGCCTGCACCTCAAGTGCTTGCAGGCAACAGTGcctgagcagccctgctccgacaggcAGGTATGCCTGAAAAGAGCAGCAGCTCTTTGCTCTTTAAGACCAATTCTTTGGTCTAAATAGACAGCTAGAGCTTGCAAGGTAGAGACCGCTCCTAAAATCTTCTGCTTTCAGAAGTTTTTCCAACAAGAACCCCAGAAGCAATCTCTCCGGCAGATTCTCCACCACCCACATAACCAATTGCTATGAATGAAGGCAATTTGGTAACAATAATGTAATGATAATTAGAAATAGTAGGAATTGATCAGGCTTCTTCAGACACGTAAACCCCCTTGTCACCTGGTTATTAAATTTCCTGTTTATAATCAGACTTGTCAGGTCAGTAGCATATTTGGAGGAACTGTATGATTCCTGGCCCTTGGCATGCTGATAGTCAGAAAGGCTGAAGGCAGACTCCCTGGCATTGCTGGAAGAAGTCCAGATGAGTCGTGAGGGCTTTTCATTACCGCAAAGTAGAGACTCCAGTTGACGAATCTGCAAAATAATTGTTAACTTACCTAACACAGCAATCTTCAACTCTTGCAGTACAGCTTTGCAGTTCTTTAAGAGCCACAAGCTTATCTCAGCTTTCCTAGTCTTGGCCAACCTTTCTCTAGACTAGCCAGAAGCAGCCGCTGCTTGGGTACAACTTCAGCCCAAGGTCCACCAGGAGCCTTTCCAAGCAGCCACCGCTGTGTTACACAGCTCAGCTGAGCAGCTCAATTTCATACGGCCAGGTCTGTGTGTTTGCCCTGGACAGAGAGAACCACGTATGGTTTACCTCCACCCACTGACTAACTAGAGTAACCTCGAAATTATATTAACCCTCGCAACAACGACTATCGCCATTTATTGCTATTTTAACTAAGCCCAAGACCTCTGCCCTCTCACTCTGTGTAAGACAGAGCCGATCCATCGGTACCGCCTGTACCCATCCCCACCCACACCAACCACCAGCGCGAGGGCTCGATCTTCACATGCGGCCTCACCAGGATGAAGTGTCCGAAGAGGTTGGTAGCAAACACCTCCTGCAGTCCATCTCCGTTGAGCCTGTCCGTCTGGGTCATTATGCCCTCCGCAGTGGTCAGCATGTGCAGCACCTTCCTGGAAGCCAAGGACAGGAGATAGAGAGGAACAGTGCCGGGAGGCATCTACTGGTCCCCTGCTTCAGTTCTTCAGAAGCATCCCTCACCTCACAGGCACCACACATACTCTCTAGTTTCACCTGCAAGGGCTCTAATAATccatgaaaaaaacagaaggaaaaactttACAGAGCATCCCAGCCCTTCTATTTGCCAGTGTCTCAATACTGACTAGGCTGGAGAAGACTTGTCTCTTCCTTCACTTCACCACAGTGAAATACTATTAAAATCAGTCTTGCTCTTCCGTTTCaggttcagaaaagaaaaatcaagctcCAGTGTGGAACTAAGCCCTAGGGCCATGCCTGATTTGGATAAGGAAGGCAGTCTAGTGCCTGTGTTCAACACCCCAACAGCTGTGTTAGACTCAGTGCAAGGAACTGCTCCCTAGCTCATCTTCCCCATCACACTTATAGAATAATTAACAAAGCTTATCATCATGGCGCTTATAGTATATATACTGTATAATCAACTATGAGCTTCACAAAATACCATGATCCACAGCTGAGAACAAGTACGAAAACCTACAGTGGAACCAAAAGGACAGTAAGGATACCCAGCAGGAGCAAACCCCACCTCCCCAGCAACCCACGGTGCCTCGTGCCAGGAGCTCCAGGCTCTGGGTGGGCTCTTGCCCTCCCCTCGCATGCAGGGGGTCTCCCGGCAGGGATCAGAAGCATCACAGGGCACCTGGGAGCACCCCAGCACTTCACCCAGCCACCAAGCCCACCCCACGCCAGGCCAGTCAGCCCGCCTCGGCCGTGATgatgctgccagcccccccacgcTGGGAACCGGACTCCCCCCCAACATCTCCTACCCGGTGAGGAGCCCGTGCCAGAGCGCCTTGAAGTTGACGTGCGGGTTGGGCATGATCCCGGCGTTGAGGTAGACGAAGTCCAGGCGCTGGAACCTGCGTAGGGAAGAGCACGGGAGTGAGAGGCGGCTGGGGTGGGTGGGCCCGGCGGGCTGGGGGCCGGCGACCCGCTACCTGCAGCGGAGCTCCCGGGCGGCGCGCAGGACGGaagccaggctgcccaggtcgaCTTCCACGGTGGAGACCTGCGCGGCGGGGTGGTCGGCCAGGATCAGGTCCCGCGTGGCCTCGCTCTTCTGGTCGTTGCGGCAGGCGATGCAGAGGTGGATCCGGCcgtcctcctccagcagccgccgGCACAGTGCCAGCCCCACGCCGCTGAAACGGGACGGCGGTCAGGCGCGGCGCCGAGCGGCACGGGgcggctctccccagccccactccgccaccgctcctcctcctcccccccgcccggtCCCCGGTTCGCCCCCGGTCCCCGCCGTTCACCCGCTGGCCCCGGTCACCAGCACCACCCGCTCCATCGCGCCCTTCcttccccaccgccccccccgcgcTATAAGTGCTGCCCGCGCGcgacgccccgccccgccccgccgctctcGCCAATCGCCGCGCGCGGAAGGGGCGGGGAACTCGCCGGCGGTGGCGTGATGGTGGGCCGAGAGGAGGGGGCGGAGCGCGGCAGGAGACGCCCCCTTGGACCCGCCCCAGCGCACAGGCCACGCCCGTACGGTTCAGGCCACGCCCCCGCCGCACAGGCCACGCCCCCGCCGTGCGGGGCCCGCCtactccgcagagctgctcgggtGCTCGCCGCCTTGCCCTGacttgccctgccctgccctgccttgcccttcctttgccctgccctgccttgccctgccagccccccgaaGCAGGCCCCTTGTGCCCCACAGCCGCAGCAGGCAGCCTTTCCACAGGCGGCCATGGCACGCTCAGACCTCCCATCCGTTGCCACGTTCTCCAGCTGAGAAGCGGTGCCGCCAGGCCCTCACTTCGCAGCGCGGCTGTGGGGGAGGTGTCTGGGTGTGCAGGACCCGCTGGAGATCCCGGGTGCAGCGTGCTCGTGGCGGGGCCGGTGGCACAGCCGGGGACGGGcacagcagcccccagctcctcccgggcagcggggctgctccccaggagcCACAACATGCTGCTGACCCGCGGCCGTCCATGCCtctatgcttataaatatctcaagggtggatgtcaggaggatggggccaaactcttttcagtggtgcccagcgacatcTCCCAACGGGGATGCTGAGCCTCAGAGCACCCTCCCTGTCGCCCAAGGAGCTTGGCAACCAGTGTGGGGCGACCAGCAGGTCTCCTGAGCATCCTCCCTCCATCTTCTGCGCTGTTCGCTGTGTGCACCCTCCGAGCTCTCCCCACGGAGCCTCTCGGGGCACACGGCGCAGGCCCAGAGCCCCCGGCAGCCGGGTACCGGCCCACAGAGCTGCCGCAAGGAAACCACGCAACCAGATTCACGTAGCAAGTGTCTCTTCAGCGGGTTTGCCCCTAGGTATAGGTGCATCTACCGAATATATACATGCCTTAGCAACAGTAACTGGAAACCGTGCCACGTGGGACTCGATGGTGCTGAACTAATGCGTACAAACGTATGGAGGGGTCCATGTACCCTCTAAGTACAAAGTTCCTCCCGTCCAGCCGCAGAAGGGTCCGATTTTGGGGCACGACGGGTGGCTTCGGCACCTGCCCAGTTTGCTCACGGAGCTGCCGGATCAggaggacagagcagtgccagccTGCTGCGGGATGCTCAGGGTGGTGGAGGCCAGCCCAGGTGCTTCAGCCGTGCTGCCACCCCTGGGCCGAGAGCCAGGGAGAGCCAGGGTGCCCGCTGCTCCATGCCCATGGGCTGCTGCAGGCTTGGCCATCAGGCAGCAGACGTCGAAAGCTCTGCTACGTGCCTTCCTCTCATGGCAGGTGAAGATGCCGGTTAACCCTGTGAGAGGAGGACCTGGAGATCTAGGTTCGGAGGTGAAAGCTGCTGACATCCCGCAGCCGGCTGCCGCGCAGCACCCTTGGGGCATCCAAAAATGCATTTCATGGGCAGCTGAGCAGCTCTGGAGTGGCTGTGGTCCCCTTGGTACACCTCTTGCCGGAGCTGGCATGCCCGCTGTTCCCCGGCCAACACAGCACACCACCCCCTCCAGCAGTCGGGCAAGAAGCCGGGCATGCCGTCAGGCTTCTCCCTGTGCAACTGGGGTCTGGCTGGCAGGGACGGGGCTTCCTGACCCTCCATGCAGCATGTCCAAAGCCCAAAATGTCCAGAGAGTTTTTGTTTTCAGCCTATAATTGCACAGCCCGCTGTGAGCTAGTGGCAGCTCCCGGCTGGCAGCGGCTGCAGGAcagtccctgctccagcaggcaggTACCAGTGTGCATCCCTTCTCCAGGTGCCtgccctgcacatgggtcaggagCTTCCTCACAGAGAAAGTCCAACAGACGCTCCTCCCCTCCAACTGGGAGAGAGAAGCCGCTCTGTCCCAGTCATTGTCACCAAGAACACATTGTGTCAATAAATAACCCTCATCTCAGCCCACGTCACTCCCGGGTTCGGGTCAGCACGTGAGCGGGAAGTCCAAGTCACCCCACGCCGTGGCTCTCCTTGCTGCCCTTGGGGTTTTCCTCTGAGGCTTCACTGTACAATGAGAACAAGACCAGCTGCCTGGGTTTCATTTCTAAGTCCGAGTGAAGTGGCTTCGGTCTGCGTATGGGGCTCgtctggggatggggagggacagggaccgggCTGGAGGGGAGCATAAGGATCATTCTTCGCTGGCTGACTCCTGGAGAAGGCGATGGATGTCCTGGAAGGAGGGACGATCTTTAGTGTCCCGTCTCCAGCAGCTGAGCATTAGCTTATAGACTGAGTCAGGGCAAAGTGCAGGCTGGGGAAGGTAGGTCTTCAAAACAAAAGGCAAAGATGACAAAGGGAGAGAGTTACTGCCATGGAAACCAACAAGCAAACTGCTCCTGGGGAGCCCATTTCTCCGGGCACTGGGGCGGGGGGCCGTGCCGCTGTGTGTCCAGGGGCAAGGGGACCCCAGACGGCAcggcggaggggctggggacgcCTGCCCACCTCTCCCAGCCTGGCTAAATGCCGGAGTGGTGTCAGCAGACAAGCGGTGCCTTGGGCTGCGTAAAGCACAGGACTTGCTGTGCTGGGCCCTTCACCAGAACGTCCTTCCCAGAGGAGTTCCTGCCCCATAACTCCCTCATAGCCAAGCTCCCTATCTGGCCACCTGAAAGCCTTTTCCCAGGTCCCTCGGTGTCCCAGCGCACCACTGCCTGTCCcgtcccatcccgtcccgtcctgtcccatcccatcctgtcccatccctACCTGCCGGCCCTGGTCCCGGAAAAACTCGCCGGTGTTTTCGATGACCTGCTCGTCGGACAGCTGGGAGTAGGGCTGCTCCCGGCAGAGCGTGAAGGTCTCCCACAGCGTCACGCCAAACGCCCACACGTCGCTGGCCGTCGTGAACTTGCCCTGGCCGGAGGGAGCAGACCGAGGTTGGGCACGGGCATTACCCCATGCTGCTCCATAAGCCCTAGGTGCCCAGAGCTCAGAACAGCTTTCTGGATGCCTCAGCTTCCAGATCTGGGCCCAGAAGGGGCTCAGTCCCCCAGACCTCCTTTCTGCCGGGGCCAGAGCCTGGTGAGCTCCAGGTCCAGCTTGCAGCGACTGCTCTGAGAGCTGGGGCTTAGTAAGAACCCAGCTCCCTGCAAAGATAAAAACTAACCCTGCTCCCTCTTCCAGGTCTGACTGTGACCAGGAAAGGATGTCAAGCACCCTACTCAAAGGCTGGGCACTGGGACACCGCAGATCACCACagtccctctgtcctgccccaAAATGTTGCTACCACTCCTGTTGTCTGCAGGAAAAAGCTGGGATCTCGCTTTTTGGAGACTTCTCCACCCcttctgcacccccagcctgaGGTAAAGAGTCGGTGAGCAGCCCCAGGGCCGTGGCAGTGCCCGTCAGAGGACCCCAGCCCCTGCGTACCAGCAAGATGCTCTCCCAGGACATCCAGCGGATGGGGAGCACCGCCCGCCCCTGGATACGGTAGTAGTCCCCGCTGTAGAGATTCCTGCTCATGCCAAAGTCGGCTATCTTGATGGTGTAGCGCTTCCCCACCAGGCAGTTGCGCGTGGCCAGGTCCCGGTGCACGAAGTTGAGGGAGGAGAGGTACTTCATGCCGGAGGCGATCTGGGTGGCCATGAACCGCAGGTCACTGTAGCTGCCGGGGGGACGACACGGGAGGACTGAGGCACGGCCCGGAGCGGGGCATCCGCTGCTGGGCAGGGTGCCTAGAGCAGGCAGCCCTGTCCGCCCCTGCCCGTCCCTGGCAATGCTACCTGACGGTGGGCGCGTGGCCAGCCGGCGGGGTGCCTGCCTGCTGGCGGGACAGGAACTGGTTGAGGTCTCCGTTCTCCATGTACTCGGTGATCATGCACAGCGGGTCATCCGCGATGCACACTGCCAGCAGCCGGATGATGTTGGGGTCCTTCAGCCGCGACATGATCTTGATTTCCTTCAGAAAATCATTCCTTTCCGGAACAGAAACCACACGGATCGGATAGACAGACCGAGTGGGGCACGGCACTGCGCACAGACCGGCCGAGCGTGCCACCCGCCCACCCAAGCCTCGTGGGGGAATCACGGGTCCCCTGCCCTGGGTCTGGGGGCATGATGGGGAGCTCAGGACTGATCCACGCACGGCTGTGGGGAGGACGTGGTGGGTAGATGGGGCTCTGGGGAGCTGGTGAGGACCTGCAAGGACCAAGATCACTGAATTGTGGCAGCCCGACATCCCCGGACAGCTTGGACCTGTGGTCCTCGCAGCCGCACTGAGCACCTAGATGCTGGAGGCAGGGGATGCTATCTAAGCATCCTGACTCTCCTGGGGGGGGTCTATGTGAGGGGCAATGCCTGGCTGTGcacaccccccagccccataccTGGCGTTCTTGTTGGCATCCGCTCGCAACATCTTCACAGCCACCAGCACggggcagctggagctggcatCCAAGCCCTCCAGGGCAAAGTCCTTGCCTGTGAACTTCTCCATCCCCTCCACTTCACAGAGATGAACCTGGaggggggcgaggggcagccaTTACCTCCGCTGTCTTGACAGCCTGCCTCAGCCCCCGCGAACTGGGACGAGCCTTGCCAGAGTCCTGCCTGTAGCATGTCCAGCTCCCACTCACCTCCCCAAACTGGCCTTCCCCCAGCTTCTCCTTGAAGGTCAGCAGCTTTCTGGGGAACTCCTCGACGGCCACATCCTTGCCGGAGAGCAGGTCCATGGTGAGGGCTGGCACTGAGTAGGTGTTGCCACCCGTCACACCCTGCAGGTTCACGATGTCGGCCTCGGCGTAGTGGGGGACGCCCTCGGGGACACTGGCCTGGGTCGGCTTCGTGGGGCcgctgcagcctggggagaggaCAGTGGGGACAGTCCTGCCATGGGTGTCCTGCCCTGCACCCTCTGCTCCCCGGTGCCCGCTTGCACCCCGGCCACTGGCttctctgtccctgtccttcccagagcccccgcgctgccccagcACGGATGGACTCCTGTGGATATCGCaggctgctcctctccccccccaTTGCCAACAAACGCACCAACCCAGCCCCCAGCACCGGCTGAGCAGGGATCAGCGCCTGACCTCCAGATCACCGGGGAAGAGATGCCAGAACATCCCAAGGACGGTGGGGGGGACACAGCTCAGCCtggtggtgggcacccaggatgGCTGTTGGTCAGAGGCTTTGTGTGACCTTCTCGCCATCCCTCTGTGCCAAAATGTTTGGAGATTGGCCCaaagctggggctggggagaggaggctgcAGCAGGCGCAACGCGTGGTTGGTAGCTCTCAGCACACAAGGTGTCTCGGCTCTCACCGGTGTCCTCCTCCACCGGGGGGAACTCGGGCAGCTTGCGGATCAGGCGGGAAGGCTCCTGGTAGTCGGGTCCCAGGGGGAAGATGCGGTCGTAGGTGGAGCTGGACTCCTGctcgctggaggaggaggagcggttGTGGTTGAACATGCTCGATTcactgggcagggagaggctgaCGGTCATTTCATCATCCAGCATCCTCCGTGATGCCTGTGAGAGGGAGGCAagggagcagggagctgagacaGGGGGTTCCCACAGCACTGGGAGGACAGGGCGTCCTGTGCTCCATGGCACTGTGGCCGTGCCCAGCCCTGAGCCCTCCTCTCTGGTGCCCtgtcccagggctgcagcacccacCTGGAGAAGACGTTTGTCCtcctgtgtccccccctcccccattgTCTGCCTCTGTGGAGGAGAGTTTGGCTCCATCACCTCTGTGATTGTCCTCAGTTAGCCAGGGGCTGCAGTGAGACCCGCTCAGGCTCCTCTTACCCAGCCCAGCTtcaggacagagggatggagaagCAGGCAGGTCCCAAATCCTCAGCTAAAGGATGCTCAGCTAAATCCTCTTGCTTGGGAGATGGGTGCAAATCACAATCTTCCCGAGGAAGGGAGCATCAACCCCTGCATGGAGTCTGCTATCCCCATGCTGAGCTCCcaggagaatcatagaattgtaaaatcattaaggttggacaagacctctaagagcatcaagtccaaccgtcaccccaacaccaccgtgcctgctaaaccatgtcctgaagtgccatatctaggcgttttttgaacacctccagggatggtgactccaaccTGCCCAGGATGAGGCTACTGCCCCTCGCCAGCCACCCCGCACTTGCCCACCTTCTCCAGCATCTTCTGCCAGAACTGCCGCCACAGTATGATGACAATGATGGCCAGCAGAATGAAGATGATCGCCACCAGGCAACCGATCAGGATGCGCGTGTTGCTGTCGTCTACCTTGAGCGTGGGGtctggcaggaggagaggacAGCAAGAGCCAGTCGCCCTGAGGCATGAGGAGAGCCCTTGCAGAGCCCCCCAGAGCATCTCCCCACCCAGCTCAGGGCGACACGCTTTTCGATGCCTTACCATAAGTGGTGGGGACCACGGGAGCCTCAGGGGGGGCCATAGAGTTGTTGTACATGGCTGCATCTGgcaagagagaagaggagagcaTCAGGGTGAGGCATGGGTGCCCCACAGCCCTACTCCCTCCATGAAACCCCCCCAGGAGGGTCCGGTCCCCACAGGGCTTGCGGTGGAGCATACCTGACTGGAAGGTGATCTCGCTGAACATCATCCAGGCATCGGCGAAGTAGTACTGGCACTTGATGGCGCTGGCCATGCGGTGGAGCAAGGGCACGGTGACGAAGCGGGCGCTGGGGTTCACGTCGTCCAGCACCAGCACCGAGGAGACGGTGCTGGGCTCCCACTCGCTGGTGTCGGCGCGGAAATAGCATTGCACCTCCTTGAAGATCTTCACCCCTTTGGCGAACATGTTGTTGCAGTGGACCTGTGGGGCAGCCGGTGAGCGTGGCCATGgcaggggatggggacgggggacAGGGTTGGAGGGGATGATGGACCTTCATGGCGGTGAAGTTCCTGATGCGGTCGAACTCAAAGGTGATCTCCACGTAGCCGCCGGCAGTGCTCTCGTTGCGCCAGCCCACGTAGTCGTAGCCCGGCCAGACGTGGTACTCGTGGGTCTGCGTGAAGTCGTCCAGCCCCGACACCCCGTCCGTCAGCTGGCCCAGGCCTTCCGTCATGCTGGCGTGTGCGAGGGGGGTAAAGGGACCGTGACTTTTGCCAGCCCCACCAACCTGCcgccacccagcaccccagccgACAGCTCCTCGCAGCCCCTGGGAAACTCAGGAGGGGGAGTTTGTTCTGCTTAATGCTCCCTCTGGAAAAGGCTGCGGGATGCTGGATGCGCAGTGCGGTTCGCGTAAATCCAGGAGAAGGGTCGGGGGTGCTTTCCCCGTCAAGACGCGCAGCCTCCCAGAGCTGGCCACGTCCCCCGCTTCAGGGATACCCAAAGTGTTTTCTCGGCTGAGGATCAGCACACCAGCCTGCAAGCGCAGGGAAGGAACACTCCCTCCCCTCTCGCAGCGCCCACCACGTCTGCAAGTCCGCCGGGTCCTCACCTGTACCCGAACGCCCCGTCGTACACTGAGTCGTTCAGGTAGATGACGGTGCCCCCGGGAAGGACCAGCTGCTGCCCGGCCGGCGCGTTGTAGGACACCAGCCCGTCTGCGGGGACAGGAGGGTGAGCCCACCGGCTccggggtgctgccagcccctggcAGGACAGACAGCCCCTGGCAGGACAGACAGCCTGCCAGCGGGGCTTGGGGACACGGGGAAGGGGCGCGGGACCGTGCCACCCACCCAGCCAGACGCAGCCGTACAGCTCCACGCGCAGGCAGACGTTCATGGAGTGGTCAGTGACAGGGATGAAGCGGATGAAGCGGGCGATGAGGGGAGGCTCTAGATCCTTGAGGACGATGTCGTAGGGGTTGGTGTTTCCATCCAGCACCTGGGCAGAGAGAAGCGCAGTGGGGATGGGCAGGCGCAGCCCGCAGCCACCCAGCACAGACCCTGCTCGCCTCCTCACCTGCCTCCCGTGCCGGTTCCTCCAGGAGATCCAGCGGGTGCCATCCCGGCTGTAGTTGATCTTATACATGGGGGCAAACTCGTTGCCATGGCCCCCGGCGTGACGTCCTTGGGTGCCCACTAGCGTGATGAAGTGAAGGCCGCGCAGGTCGATCTGCAGGAACTCCTTGAGGTCGTCGGGCTCCACCGGGATCTCGGGGCACCAGGCGCCATCGCCATCCTCCGAGTCCAGCCTGCAAAAGCGGAGCTGAGGATCCATTCGCAGGAGGCCAAAGCCGGCCCCGTGCCCCTCTTCTGTCACTCCACGGCAGCCCAGACCTTGCCATGGCTGTCGCAGCAGGGTCTCCGCACTCACCGTCCGTACTTGGCGGCTGTAGACTCGGACCACTGGCTGGAGGCTGAGATGTCCTCATCGGGGATGTGCCCGCCCGACATTCCCAAGGGGTACCGGCACACCGCTGCAACGAGACCGGCGGGGCACTGAGCGGGcatcccccctgccctccccggctgAGATACGTCTCAAAATATGGCGTGGCACTGCGGGCGCGGGGGCACATCCACAGCGCCGTGGGCACTCCAGCCCGGGCAGCTCAGGCCCAGCGCTCTCCATCCCTCTGGCTTACAGACCGGGGGTGAAGttgtgtgccctggttgccaagaaggccagtgctctcctggggtgcattaggaggagtgtggccagcaggtcgagggaggttctacttcccctctacactgccctagtaaggccccatctggagtactgcatccagttctgggctgcccacttcaagaaagatgaggagctactggagagagtccagcagagggctacgaggatgatgaggggactggaacatctctcctacaaggaaaggctgagggagctgggcttgtttggtctgaagaagagaaggctgcgaggggaccttataaatgcttataaatatctgaagagtgggtgtcaggaggacggggtcagactcttttcagtggtgcccagcgacagcacaaggggcaatgggcacaaactgaagcataggaagttccgtctgaacatgaggaagaacttcttccctctgagggtgacggagccctggcacgggctgcccagggaggctgtagagtctccttctctggagatattcaagacccccctggactcggtcctgtgcagcctgctctgggt
This sequence is a window from Opisthocomus hoazin isolate bOpiHoa1 chromosome 6, bOpiHoa1.hap1, whole genome shotgun sequence. Protein-coding genes within it:
- the HSD17B7 gene encoding 3-keto-steroid reductase/17-beta-hydroxysteroid dehydrogenase 7; translation: MERVVLVTGASGGVGLALCRRLLEEDGRIHLCIACRNDQKSEATRDLILADHPAAQVSTVEVDLGSLASVLRAARELRCRFQRLDFVYLNAGIMPNPHVNFKALWHGLLTGKVLHMLTTAEGIMTQTDRLNGDGLQEVFATNLFGHFILIRQLESLLCGNEKPSRLIWTSSSNARESAFSLSDYQHAKGQESYSSSKYATDLTSLIINRKFNNQGLYSSVVCPGLVMSNMTYRILPVFVWKLLMPIMWLIRFFAKTYTLTPHNGAEAHVWLFKQKPEYLDPLVKYHSCTSGLGKSYVEPRKMDVDGETAEKFYQKLLELEKQALERYSDLLD
- the DDR2 gene encoding discoidin domain-containing receptor 2 isoform X2 encodes the protein MPPTPRPALPLLPLLLLLPHVPQGARAQVNPAVCRYPLGMSGGHIPDEDISASSQWSESTAAKYGRLDSEDGDGAWCPEIPVEPDDLKEFLQIDLRGLHFITLVGTQGRHAGGHGNEFAPMYKINYSRDGTRWISWRNRHGRQVLDGNTNPYDIVLKDLEPPLIARFIRFIPVTDHSMNVCLRVELYGCVWLDGLVSYNAPAGQQLVLPGGTVIYLNDSVYDGAFGYSMTEGLGQLTDGVSGLDDFTQTHEYHVWPGYDYVGWRNESTAGGYVEITFEFDRIRNFTAMKVHCNNMFAKGVKIFKEVQCYFRADTSEWEPSTVSSVLVLDDVNPSARFVTVPLLHRMASAIKCQYYFADAWMMFSEITFQSDAAMYNNSMAPPEAPVVPTTYDPTLKVDDSNTRILIGCLVAIIFILLAIIVIILWRQFWQKMLEKASRRMLDDEMTVSLSLPSESSMFNHNRSSSSSEQESSSTYDRIFPLGPDYQEPSRLIRKLPEFPPVEEDTGCSGPTKPTQASVPEGVPHYAEADIVNLQGVTGGNTYSVPALTMDLLSGKDVAVEEFPRKLLTFKEKLGEGQFGEVHLCEVEGMEKFTGKDFALEGLDASSSCPVLVAVKMLRADANKNARNDFLKEIKIMSRLKDPNIIRLLAVCIADDPLCMITEYMENGDLNQFLSRQQAGTPPAGHAPTVSYSDLRFMATQIASGMKYLSSLNFVHRDLATRNCLVGKRYTIKIADFGMSRNLYSGDYYRIQGRAVLPIRWMSWESILLGKFTTASDVWAFGVTLWETFTLCREQPYSQLSDEQVIENTGEFFRDQGRQDIHRLLQESASEE
- the DDR2 gene encoding discoidin domain-containing receptor 2 isoform X1; its protein translation is MPPTPRPALPLLPLLLLLPHVPQGARAQVNPAVCRYPLGMSGGHIPDEDISASSQWSESTAAKYGRLDSEDGDGAWCPEIPVEPDDLKEFLQIDLRGLHFITLVGTQGRHAGGHGNEFAPMYKINYSRDGTRWISWRNRHGRQVLDGNTNPYDIVLKDLEPPLIARFIRFIPVTDHSMNVCLRVELYGCVWLDGLVSYNAPAGQQLVLPGGTVIYLNDSVYDGAFGYSMTEGLGQLTDGVSGLDDFTQTHEYHVWPGYDYVGWRNESTAGGYVEITFEFDRIRNFTAMKVHCNNMFAKGVKIFKEVQCYFRADTSEWEPSTVSSVLVLDDVNPSARFVTVPLLHRMASAIKCQYYFADAWMMFSEITFQSDAAMYNNSMAPPEAPVVPTTYDPTLKVDDSNTRILIGCLVAIIFILLAIIVIILWRQFWQKMLEKASRRMLDDEMTVSLSLPSESSMFNHNRSSSSSEQESSSTYDRIFPLGPDYQEPSRLIRKLPEFPPVEEDTGCSGPTKPTQASVPEGVPHYAEADIVNLQGVTGGNTYSVPALTMDLLSGKDVAVEEFPRKLLTFKEKLGEGQFGEVHLCEVEGMEKFTGKDFALEGLDASSSCPVLVAVKMLRADANKNARNDFLKEIKIMSRLKDPNIIRLLAVCIADDPLCMITEYMENGDLNQFLSRQQAGTPPAGHAPTVSYSDLRFMATQIASGMKYLSSLNFVHRDLATRNCLVGKRYTIKIADFGMSRNLYSGDYYRIQGRAVLPIRWMSWESILLGKFTTASDVWAFGVTLWETFTLCREQPYSQLSDEQVIENTGEFFRDQGRQTYLPQPALCPDSVYKLMLSCWRRDTKDRPSFQDIHRLLQESASEE